One window from the genome of Thermus sediminis encodes:
- a CDS encoding homoserine dehydrogenase — MEPLKIALLGGGTVGSAFYRLVQERQEDLAALGFAPRFLGVLVRERGKPRPLPEELLRTEPFDLLEADVVVEALGGVEVPLGLVLPALKAGIPLITANKALLAEAWEGLRPFAEEGLIYHEASVMAGTPALSFLETLRGSELVELHGILNGTTLYILQEMEKGRIYGEALAEAQRLGYAEADPTLDVAGIDAAHKLTLLARLLVDPGFPFAQVETRGIQGLTPKALKEAGARGERVRLLASLYGEEGRWRARVAPVRLPQEHPLARAQGNALWVRSVPLGEVLVAGPGAGGGATASGLFADLLRFLSGAPGHLPASGKKAPPSEGTPFPEVE, encoded by the coding sequence ATGGAGCCCTTGAAGATCGCCCTCCTGGGCGGGGGAACGGTGGGGAGCGCCTTTTACCGCCTGGTCCAGGAGCGCCAGGAGGACCTGGCCGCCCTGGGCTTTGCCCCCAGGTTCCTGGGGGTCCTGGTGCGGGAGAGGGGCAAGCCCCGGCCCCTCCCCGAGGAGCTCCTCCGCACGGAGCCCTTTGACCTCCTGGAGGCCGATGTGGTGGTGGAGGCCCTGGGGGGGGTGGAGGTGCCCCTGGGGCTCGTCCTTCCCGCCCTAAAGGCGGGGATTCCCCTCATCACCGCCAACAAGGCCCTCCTGGCCGAGGCCTGGGAGGGGCTCAGGCCCTTCGCCGAGGAGGGCCTTATCTACCACGAGGCCAGCGTCATGGCGGGCACCCCGGCCCTCTCCTTCCTGGAAACCCTTAGGGGTAGCGAGCTTGTGGAGCTCCACGGGATCCTGAACGGCACCACCCTCTACATCCTCCAGGAGATGGAGAAGGGCAGGATCTACGGGGAGGCTCTGGCCGAGGCCCAGCGCCTGGGCTACGCCGAGGCCGACCCCACCCTGGACGTGGCGGGGATAGACGCCGCCCACAAGCTCACCCTCCTCGCCCGTCTCCTCGTAGACCCCGGCTTCCCCTTCGCCCAGGTAGAGACCAGGGGCATCCAAGGCCTCACCCCAAAGGCCCTGAAGGAGGCGGGGGCCAGGGGGGAAAGGGTGCGACTTTTGGCGAGCCTCTACGGGGAGGAGGGGCGCTGGCGGGCCCGGGTGGCCCCGGTGCGCCTTCCCCAGGAGCACCCCCTGGCCCGGGCCCAGGGAAACGCCCTCTGGGTCCGGAGCGTCCCCCTGGGAGAGGTCTTGGTCGCCGGGCCCGGGGCGGGGGGAGGGGCCACTGCGAGCGGCCTCTTCGCCGACCTCCTCCGCTTCCTCTCCGGGGCCCCCGGCCACCTGCCCGCCTCCGGCAAGAAGGCCCCGCCCTCGGAAGGCACCCCCTTTCCCGAGGTAGAGTGA
- a CDS encoding PDDEXK family nuclease, translating into MVFEVGSRGDGPAELREKTRFCLKNGTPLVVLVDPYGPWVRRTAPEVGSALEPLEVPLDPGPQGFRPRASQLFSTP; encoded by the coding sequence GTGGTCTTTGAGGTGGGCTCCAGGGGCGATGGCCCGGCGGAGCTTCGGGAGAAGACCAGGTTTTGCCTGAAGAATGGGACGCCCCTGGTGGTCTTGGTGGACCCCTACGGGCCCTGGGTGAGGCGCACCGCCCCTGAGGTGGGGAGCGCTTTGGAACCTCTGGAAGTCCCCCTGGACCCCGGGCCCCAAGGCTTCCGCCCCCGGGCTTCCCAGCTCTTCTCCACCCCTTGA
- the thrC gene encoding threonine synthase, with protein MRLSLMERYRAFLPVSEATPVVSLLEGSTPLIPLKGPEEARRRGIRLYAKYEGLNPTGSFKDRGMTLAVSKAVEAGAKAVACASTGNTAASAAAYAARAGILSIVILPAGYVALGKVAQSLVHGARIVQIEGNFDEALRLTREITERFPVALVNSVNPYRLEGQKTLAFEVVDELGDAPQYHALPVGNAGNITAHWMGYKEYFALGKAKSLPRMLGFQAAGAAPLVLGRPVERPETLATAIRIGNPASWEGALRAKEESGGLIEAVTDGEILAAYRYLAREEGLFVEPASAASLAGVWRLLREGRLEEGATLVLTLTGHGLKDPATAERVAELPKPVPATLEAVARASGLL; from the coding sequence ATGCGCCTGTCCCTCATGGAGCGCTACCGCGCCTTCCTGCCCGTCTCCGAGGCCACCCCGGTGGTCTCCCTCCTCGAGGGCTCCACCCCCCTCATCCCCCTGAAGGGCCCAGAGGAGGCCAGGAGGAGGGGGATCCGGCTCTACGCCAAGTACGAGGGCCTGAACCCCACGGGGAGCTTCAAGGACCGGGGGATGACCCTGGCCGTGTCCAAGGCGGTGGAGGCCGGGGCCAAGGCCGTGGCCTGCGCCAGCACCGGGAATACCGCCGCCTCCGCCGCCGCCTACGCTGCCCGGGCAGGGATACTCTCCATCGTCATTCTGCCTGCGGGGTACGTGGCCCTGGGCAAGGTGGCCCAGAGCCTGGTGCACGGGGCCAGGATCGTCCAGATTGAGGGGAACTTTGACGAGGCCCTCCGCCTCACGCGGGAGATCACGGAGCGCTTTCCCGTGGCCCTGGTGAACTCGGTAAACCCCTACCGCCTCGAGGGCCAGAAGACCCTGGCCTTTGAGGTGGTGGACGAGCTGGGGGACGCCCCCCAGTACCACGCCCTCCCCGTGGGCAACGCTGGGAACATCACCGCCCACTGGATGGGCTACAAGGAGTACTTCGCCCTGGGGAAGGCCAAAAGCCTCCCCAGGATGCTAGGCTTCCAGGCGGCGGGGGCGGCTCCCCTGGTCCTGGGCCGCCCCGTGGAGAGGCCCGAGACCCTCGCCACCGCCATCCGCATCGGCAACCCGGCGAGCTGGGAAGGGGCCCTTCGGGCCAAGGAGGAGTCGGGGGGCTTGATTGAGGCCGTGACCGACGGGGAGATCCTGGCGGCCTACCGCTACTTGGCCCGGGAGGAGGGGCTTTTCGTGGAGCCCGCTAGCGCCGCCAGTTTGGCGGGGGTGTGGCGGCTTCTCAGGGAGGGCCGCCTGGAGGAAGGGGCCACCCTGGTCCTTACCCTCACCGGCCACGGCCTCAAGGACCCCGCCACCGCGGAAAGGGTAGCTGAGCTTCCCAAGCCGGTTCCCGCCACCCTCGAGGCGGTGGCCCGGGCCTCGGGCCTCCTGTGA
- a CDS encoding ATP cone domain-containing protein produces MSEVFVRLRRGRWPLSKGLLVEALLPLKVPLEAAQAAAHTVEERLRGAKQTEVSPRTLRRVFLEEVARALGQEVAERLARQTLPFEEILVVEGRRRQPFSKGLMARSLEEAGLSLKEAHELAKRIERRLREEGVKAIPARRLEGLVAQELERTKGKAAKRRYLQRRTFAGELFVAEESGEPQMPFSKGILAQSLMGIGLSPEGAYRLARELEAQLRQEGKRVVRRTELRERVHQALLKEAGEEMARRYLFLRHLRRSARPVHILIGGVTGVGKSVLASALAYRLGITHIVPSDAVREVFRATLSKDLLPTLHQSTFEAWKALPPEISKEEGHEERVLRGFLDQVMKVAVGLRAIQERSALEGTSIVLEGVHVVPRYLDHPHRQKVTTVPMLVALQDEGLHRDRFLLRDWETGHARPQEKYLTHFAEIRLIQERLLLWAQEEGIPVIPGEDLDEAVEKALEVLVAYLEAEEAARA; encoded by the coding sequence ATGAGCGAGGTTTTCGTCCGCCTCCGGCGGGGCCGTTGGCCCCTTTCCAAGGGGCTTCTGGTGGAGGCCCTCCTGCCCCTAAAGGTGCCCCTCGAGGCCGCCCAGGCCGCGGCCCACACCGTGGAGGAACGCCTCAGGGGGGCGAAGCAGACGGAGGTCTCCCCCCGGACCCTGCGCCGGGTCTTCCTGGAGGAGGTGGCCCGGGCCCTAGGCCAGGAGGTGGCGGAGCGCCTGGCCCGCCAGACCCTTCCCTTTGAGGAGATCCTGGTGGTGGAGGGCAGGCGGAGGCAGCCCTTCTCCAAGGGGCTCATGGCCAGAAGTCTGGAGGAGGCGGGGCTCTCCCTAAAGGAGGCCCACGAGCTGGCCAAGAGGATAGAGCGCCGCCTGCGCGAGGAGGGAGTCAAGGCCATCCCTGCCCGCCGCCTCGAGGGCCTGGTGGCCCAGGAGCTGGAGCGGACCAAGGGCAAGGCCGCCAAGCGCCGCTACCTCCAGCGCCGGACCTTCGCGGGAGAGCTCTTCGTGGCGGAGGAAAGCGGGGAACCCCAGATGCCCTTTTCCAAGGGAATCCTGGCCCAGTCCCTCATGGGGATCGGCCTTTCCCCGGAAGGAGCCTACCGCCTGGCCCGGGAGCTGGAGGCCCAGCTCCGCCAGGAGGGGAAAAGGGTGGTCCGCCGGACCGAGCTACGGGAACGGGTGCACCAGGCCCTCCTCAAGGAAGCGGGGGAGGAAATGGCCCGCCGCTACCTCTTCCTGAGGCACCTGAGGAGGAGCGCCCGCCCCGTGCACATCCTGATCGGGGGGGTGACGGGGGTAGGGAAGAGCGTCCTGGCCTCGGCCCTGGCCTACCGGCTTGGGATCACCCACATCGTCCCCTCGGACGCGGTGCGCGAGGTCTTCCGCGCCACCCTTTCCAAGGACCTCCTCCCCACCCTGCACCAGTCCACCTTTGAGGCCTGGAAGGCCCTTCCGCCCGAGATCTCCAAGGAGGAAGGCCACGAGGAACGGGTCCTGCGGGGCTTCCTGGACCAGGTGATGAAGGTGGCCGTGGGCCTCAGGGCCATCCAAGAGCGGAGCGCCCTGGAGGGCACCTCCATCGTCCTGGAGGGAGTCCACGTGGTGCCCCGCTATCTGGACCACCCCCATCGGCAAAAGGTCACCACCGTGCCCATGCTGGTGGCCCTTCAAGACGAAGGGCTCCATCGGGACCGCTTCCTCCTTAGGGACTGGGAGACGGGCCACGCCCGGCCCCAGGAGAAGTACCTGACCCACTTCGCCGAGATCCGCCTCATCCAGGAACGCCTCCTCCTCTGGGCTCAGGAAGAGGGTATCCCCGTCATCCCGGGGGAGGACCTGGACGAGGCGGTGGAGAAGGCCCTGGAGGTCCTGGTGGCCTACCTGGAGGCCGAGGAGGCGGCCCGTGCTTGA
- a CDS encoding NADH-quinone oxidoreductase subunit 15 — protein sequence MGASHERELYEAWVELLGWMREYAEEKGVRFEKEADFPDFIYRMERPYDVPTTIMTASLSDALGEPFLLADVSPRHARLKRIGLRLPRAHIHLHAHYEPEKGLVTGKIPLTKERFFALADRARAALAFT from the coding sequence ATGGGCGCGTCCCACGAGCGCGAGCTCTACGAGGCCTGGGTGGAGCTATTGGGCTGGATGCGGGAGTACGCCGAGGAGAAGGGCGTGCGCTTTGAAAAGGAGGCCGACTTCCCCGACTTCATCTACCGCATGGAGCGGCCCTACGACGTCCCCACCACCATCATGACCGCCTCCCTCTCCGACGCCCTGGGGGAGCCCTTCCTCCTCGCCGACGTCTCCCCCCGGCACGCCAGGCTCAAGCGCATCGGCCTCCGCCTGCCCCGGGCCCACATCCACCTCCACGCCCACTACGAGCCGGAAAAGGGCCTGGTGACGGGCAAAATCCCCCTCACCAAGGAGCGCTTCTTCGCCCTGGCCGATCGGGCTCGGGCGGCCTTGGCCTTCACCTAG
- the hemW gene encoding radical SAM family heme chaperone HemW: MPNPASLYVHVPFCPTLCPYCDFHVVRRGGAWVEAYLRRLGEETRALHEAYPGPLSTLYLGGGTPSYLRDRELVALFGSLPWRLEEGAEVTFEANPGTLSPPRLALLKDLGVNRLSLGVQSFQDEVLRFLGRAHGRKGALRAVEMALEGGFRVSIDLILGLPMQDVEKDLEEAASLGVGHVSAYTLQVEKGTPFALMGLQEDPEREAWAMERAEEVLGEAGLLRYEVSNFAREGEEARHNLVYWRAGFWLALGPAATGHYPGEGPAYALRRTNPPLPRWLLGEAPREEAISPLEHAKEALMLGLRLKEGVDVGQVEGRAGLLLWPALEAKAQTLAQEGLLLIEGKRLKPTPRGLALLHAVLLSLWEAL, translated from the coding sequence ATGCCGAACCCCGCTAGCCTCTACGTCCACGTCCCCTTCTGCCCCACCCTCTGCCCTTACTGCGACTTCCACGTGGTGCGCCGGGGCGGGGCCTGGGTGGAGGCCTACCTGAGGCGCCTAGGGGAAGAGACCAGGGCCCTCCACGAGGCCTACCCCGGGCCCCTTTCCACCCTCTACCTGGGCGGGGGCACGCCCAGCTACCTGAGGGACCGGGAGCTCGTGGCCCTCTTTGGAAGCCTCCCGTGGCGCCTCGAGGAGGGGGCGGAGGTGACCTTCGAGGCCAACCCCGGAACCCTCTCGCCGCCAAGGCTTGCCCTCCTTAAGGACCTGGGGGTGAACCGCCTCTCCCTGGGGGTCCAGAGCTTCCAGGACGAGGTCCTCCGCTTCCTAGGCCGGGCCCACGGAAGGAAGGGGGCGCTAAGGGCGGTGGAGATGGCCCTGGAAGGGGGCTTTAGGGTATCCATAGACCTCATCCTGGGCCTTCCCATGCAGGACGTGGAAAAGGACCTGGAGGAGGCGGCTTCTCTAGGCGTGGGGCACGTCTCTGCCTACACCCTCCAGGTGGAGAAGGGGACCCCCTTCGCCCTCATGGGTCTCCAAGAAGACCCCGAACGGGAGGCCTGGGCCATGGAGCGGGCGGAGGAGGTCTTGGGCGAAGCGGGACTCCTACGCTACGAGGTCTCCAACTTCGCCCGGGAGGGGGAGGAGGCCCGGCACAACCTCGTCTACTGGCGGGCCGGGTTCTGGCTGGCCCTGGGACCCGCCGCCACCGGGCACTACCCAGGGGAGGGCCCCGCCTACGCCCTCCGGCGGACGAATCCGCCCCTCCCCCGCTGGCTTTTGGGCGAGGCCCCGAGGGAGGAGGCCATCTCCCCCCTGGAGCACGCCAAGGAGGCCCTGATGCTGGGGCTGAGGCTCAAGGAGGGGGTGGATGTGGGCCAGGTGGAAGGCCGCGCCGGCCTCCTCCTTTGGCCCGCCCTAGAGGCCAAGGCCCAAACCCTAGCCCAAGAGGGACTCCTCCTCATTGAAGGGAAGCGCCTGAAGCCCACCCCGCGGGGCCTCGCCCTCCTCCACGCCGTGTTGCTCTCTCTCTGGGAAGCCCTCTAG
- a CDS encoding HEPN domain-containing protein codes for MVRAKSNLARARLGRPTPEIFWEDLCFDAHQAAEKALKALLVALNTPFPKTHDLARLLDLLRPKLPVPPELEDLPRLNPFAVMDRYPGELPEATEEDWREAVGLPERAILWAERLLGDAEPR; via the coding sequence TTGGTCCGGGCCAAGAGCAACCTGGCCCGGGCGCGTTTGGGCCGCCCAACCCCAGAGATCTTCTGGGAGGACCTCTGTTTTGATGCCCACCAAGCGGCAGAGAAAGCCCTCAAGGCCCTCCTTGTGGCGCTAAACACCCCTTTCCCCAAAACCCACGATCTGGCCAGGCTCTTGGACCTGCTGCGCCCCAAGCTCCCGGTCCCCCCGGAACTGGAAGACCTGCCGCGCCTCAATCCCTTCGCCGTCATGGACCGCTACCCCGGGGAGCTGCCGGAGGCCACAGAGGAAGACTGGCGGGAGGCCGTGGGCCTGCCTGAGCGGGCCATCCTCTGGGCCGAGCGCCTTTTGGGCGATGCCGAACCCCGCTAG
- a CDS encoding nucleotidyltransferase domain-containing protein, with product MEYPELGPVLEAILQVVPAHKIILFGSRARGDARPESDYDLLVVVPQEHKTTEVWKRLYQAVAQARPGLALDLLLATEKDLECYRDAWMTVHPAVLREGHLLYAS from the coding sequence GTGGAGTACCCGGAGCTTGGGCCGGTCCTCGAGGCCATCCTGCAGGTGGTCCCGGCCCATAAGATCATCCTCTTCGGGAGCCGGGCCCGGGGGGATGCCCGCCCGGAAAGCGACTACGACCTCTTGGTGGTGGTACCCCAGGAGCACAAGACCACGGAGGTCTGGAAGCGCCTGTACCAGGCCGTGGCCCAGGCGCGGCCAGGCCTAGCCCTGGACCTCCTCCTGGCCACGGAAAAGGACTTGGAGTGCTATCGGGATGCCTGGATGACCGTACACCCTGCGGTCCTCCGGGAGGGTCACCTCCTCTATGCCAGCTAA
- a CDS encoding glycerate kinase type-2 family protein produces MEALLKEAFLHALRATEPYRLTQRALPPWRPDLILAVGKAAAPMLKAALDRYGEVLYHLTLPQGQDPLGLRARFASHPVPSEGSLKAAEEVLALLQDLPPKARVLALLSGGGSALWCAPFGVSLEEKRALTEALLRSGASIGEMNAVRKHLSRIKAGRALLSTRARVHALLLSDVPGDDPSVIASGPFHPDPGTFGEALSVLDRYGLAFPEAREVLLQGQRGEAPETLKPGDPALRRLSWRVVGRNLDLLKAAQGFLRERGQRAVILSDRFGGEARELARFHAELVETIRAHGLPFKKPLFLLSGGEAQVRVRGGGRGGRNLEFLLALYAHLKAPLYALAADSDGLDGPSGAAGALLTPEVWQKGLDPGPYLEAHDSLAFFQEAGTLLRTGPTGTNLNDFRLLCVD; encoded by the coding sequence GTGGAAGCCCTCCTGAAGGAAGCCTTCCTTCACGCCTTGAGGGCCACGGAGCCCTACCGCCTGACCCAGAGGGCCCTTCCCCCTTGGCGGCCGGACCTCATCCTGGCGGTGGGCAAGGCGGCTGCCCCCATGCTCAAGGCGGCCCTGGACCGCTACGGGGAGGTCCTCTACCACCTCACCCTTCCCCAGGGCCAAGACCCCCTGGGCCTCAGGGCCCGCTTCGCAAGCCACCCCGTGCCCAGTGAGGGGAGCCTGAAGGCGGCAGAGGAGGTCCTAGCCCTTCTCCAGGACCTTCCCCCAAAGGCCCGGGTCCTGGCCCTCCTCTCTGGGGGTGGGAGCGCCCTCTGGTGCGCCCCCTTTGGGGTCTCCCTGGAGGAGAAAAGGGCCCTCACCGAGGCCCTCCTGAGGAGCGGGGCGAGCATCGGGGAGATGAACGCTGTGCGCAAGCACCTCTCCCGCATCAAGGCGGGCAGGGCCCTCCTCTCCACCCGGGCCCGGGTCCACGCCCTCCTCCTCTCCGACGTGCCCGGGGACGACCCCAGCGTCATCGCCTCCGGGCCCTTCCACCCCGATCCCGGCACCTTTGGTGAGGCCCTTTCCGTCCTGGACCGTTACGGCCTAGCTTTCCCCGAGGCCCGGGAGGTCCTCCTCCAGGGGCAAAGGGGAGAGGCGCCAGAGACCCTGAAGCCCGGCGACCCCGCCTTGAGGCGGCTCTCTTGGCGGGTGGTGGGGCGGAACCTGGACCTCCTGAAGGCGGCCCAGGGGTTCTTGCGGGAAAGGGGCCAGAGGGCCGTCATCCTCTCCGACCGCTTCGGGGGGGAGGCCCGGGAGCTGGCCCGCTTCCACGCCGAGCTGGTGGAGACCATCCGCGCCCACGGCCTGCCCTTCAAAAAGCCCCTCTTCCTCCTCTCCGGGGGCGAGGCCCAGGTGCGGGTGCGGGGAGGGGGAAGGGGCGGGCGGAACCTGGAGTTCCTCCTGGCCCTCTACGCCCACCTGAAGGCCCCCCTCTACGCCCTGGCCGCGGACTCGGACGGCCTGGATGGCCCCAGCGGGGCCGCTGGCGCCCTCCTCACGCCCGAGGTTTGGCAGAAGGGCCTGGACCCAGGGCCCTACCTCGAGGCCCACGACAGCCTGGCCTTCTTCCAGGAGGCAGGGACCCTCCTCAGGACAGGGCCCACGGGCACCAACCTCAACGACTTCCGCCTCCTTTGCGTAGACTGA
- a CDS encoding type II toxin-antitoxin system VapC family toxin — protein sequence MVLDTSALMAILFQEEGHEALLERLRQTRPHRIAAPTLVEAGIVLGARLGFERVPLLLELLEELQVEVVPFTEKHAKEAIRAYQRYGRARHPGGLNFGDCLSYALARVEGEPLLYKGEDFDRTDLAWKPS from the coding sequence ATGGTCCTGGACACCTCCGCCCTCATGGCCATCCTGTTCCAGGAGGAAGGGCACGAGGCCCTTCTGGAGCGCTTGAGGCAAACCCGCCCCCACAGGATCGCCGCCCCCACCCTGGTGGAAGCAGGGATCGTCCTGGGGGCCCGGCTCGGTTTTGAGCGGGTACCCCTTCTCCTAGAGCTTTTGGAAGAGCTGCAGGTAGAAGTGGTCCCCTTCACCGAGAAGCACGCCAAAGAGGCCATCCGAGCCTACCAACGCTACGGACGGGCTCGGCACCCCGGGGGCTTAAACTTCGGCGACTGCCTGAGCTACGCCCTGGCCCGGGTGGAGGGGGAGCCCCTCCTCTACAAGGGCGAGGACTTTGACCGGACGGACCTGGCGTGGAAGCCCTCCTGA
- a CDS encoding type II toxin-antitoxin system VapB family antitoxin — MALTIRNQEVERLAEEVARLAGETKTEAIRKALEMRLKELERKRRFDRVLRFLEEEVWPQIPPELRGKGIRKEELEEILGYGPEGY; from the coding sequence ATGGCCCTTACCATCCGCAACCAGGAGGTGGAGCGCCTGGCGGAGGAGGTGGCCCGCCTGGCGGGGGAGACCAAAACCGAGGCCATCCGGAAGGCCCTGGAGATGCGCCTCAAGGAGCTTGAGAGGAAGCGGCGCTTTGACCGGGTCCTCCGGTTTTTGGAGGAGGAGGTCTGGCCTCAGATTCCTCCCGAACTCCGGGGAAAGGGAATCCGCAAAGAAGAGCTGGAGGAAATCCTCGGGTACGGGCCGGAGGGGTACTGA
- a CDS encoding (Fe-S)-binding protein, whose translation MQHKIPVKELGPKGGVMAHAIEACVHCGFCLPTCPTYVVLQEEMDSPRGRIFLMKEVLEGSLPLEEALPFLDRCLACQACVTACPSGVPYGELLAAFRFWSEEKRHRYPLERAYRLALLRTLPYPGRFRPLAELGARLKPLLNPLPLPKALKAPLALLPDRLEREEPHRGVYPAKGERRARVGLLLGCAQRVLRPSINRATLKVLQENGVEVLALEEQACCGALNLHAGDEEGARALARRNLKAFRDVDYVVTNAAGCGSGMKEYPLLFLGQPEEEEAQGLAAKVKDLSVILDELGFLPPPPPKRPLRVAYHDACHLAHAQGVREAPRKLLRAAGVEVLEPKEWELCCGSAGTYNLFQPGIAEALGRRKAENLKATGADLVATGNIGCLTQIGAYLDLPVLHTAELLALLYEGKEPQA comes from the coding sequence ATGCAGCATAAGATCCCCGTGAAAGAGCTTGGCCCCAAGGGCGGGGTCATGGCCCACGCCATAGAAGCCTGCGTGCACTGCGGCTTCTGCCTGCCCACCTGCCCCACCTACGTGGTGCTCCAGGAGGAGATGGACTCCCCCAGGGGGCGGATCTTCCTCATGAAGGAGGTCCTGGAGGGAAGCCTCCCCCTGGAGGAGGCCCTCCCCTTCCTGGACCGCTGCCTGGCGTGCCAGGCCTGCGTCACCGCCTGCCCCAGCGGGGTGCCCTACGGGGAACTCCTCGCCGCCTTCCGGTTTTGGAGCGAGGAGAAGAGGCACCGCTACCCCCTGGAAAGGGCCTACCGCCTGGCCCTCCTCCGCACCCTCCCCTACCCGGGCCGCTTCCGGCCCCTAGCGGAACTGGGGGCGCGCCTCAAGCCCCTCCTAAACCCCCTCCCCCTGCCCAAGGCCCTGAAGGCCCCCCTGGCCCTCCTCCCAGACCGCCTGGAAAGGGAAGAGCCCCACAGGGGGGTCTACCCCGCCAAGGGGGAGAGGCGAGCCCGGGTGGGCCTCCTCCTGGGGTGCGCCCAGAGGGTCTTGAGGCCCTCCATCAACCGGGCCACCCTAAAGGTCCTCCAGGAAAACGGGGTGGAGGTCCTGGCCCTGGAGGAGCAGGCCTGCTGCGGGGCCCTAAACCTCCACGCCGGGGATGAGGAGGGGGCCAGGGCCCTGGCCAGGCGGAACCTCAAGGCCTTCCGGGACGTGGACTACGTGGTCACCAACGCCGCTGGGTGCGGCTCGGGGATGAAGGAGTACCCCCTCCTCTTCCTGGGCCAGCCCGAGGAGGAGGAGGCCCAGGGCCTAGCCGCCAAGGTAAAGGACCTCTCCGTGATCCTGGATGAACTGGGCTTCCTCCCCCCTCCTCCCCCCAAGAGGCCCCTCAGGGTGGCCTACCACGACGCCTGCCACCTGGCCCACGCCCAGGGGGTGCGGGAGGCCCCAAGGAAGCTCCTCCGGGCGGCGGGGGTGGAGGTGTTGGAGCCCAAGGAGTGGGAGCTCTGCTGCGGAAGCGCCGGCACCTATAACCTCTTCCAGCCGGGGATCGCCGAGGCTCTGGGCCGGAGGAAGGCGGAAAACCTGAAGGCCACGGGGGCAGACCTGGTGGCCACGGGCAACATCGGCTGCCTCACCCAGATAGGGGCCTACCTGGACCTCCCCGTCCTCCACACCGCCGAGCTTCTGGCCCTCCTCTACGAGGGGAAGGAGCCCCAGGCCTAG
- a CDS encoding FAD-binding protein: MPPLRPTTLEEVQEAVLAHPRLRVRGGGTKPALSAPEEGEAVLDLSGLRGLLEYQPEEFVFTALAGTPLGEIEEALGVHGQYLPFDPPLVGQGATLGGTVAAGLSGPMRHRFGGVRDFLLGVRFVDGEGRVVRGGGKVVKNAAGFPFHRLMVGSLGAFGVVVELSFKVFPRPRATRTLRVEMGSLEEALGALEKIRLLPLDLLALDLLPPATLELRLGGFPESVAKRLERLKGLLGGGEVLEEDEGHWRGVRDLSFLEGSPIWAKVPAGLDRIPLLESLPLGPRRYLDGGEVLYAGLEAEGLRALRAAGVPYLVLKGAEEPLFPRLQHGFFLDVKKALDPLGRFPLGWGHAA; this comes from the coding sequence ATGCCCCCGCTTAGGCCCACCACCCTCGAGGAGGTCCAGGAGGCGGTCCTGGCCCACCCCCGCCTCCGGGTGCGGGGCGGGGGAACGAAGCCCGCCCTCTCCGCCCCGGAGGAGGGCGAAGCGGTTTTGGACCTCTCTGGCCTGAGGGGCCTCCTGGAGTACCAGCCCGAGGAGTTCGTCTTCACCGCCCTGGCCGGGACCCCTCTTGGGGAAATAGAGGAGGCCCTTGGGGTCCACGGCCAGTACCTCCCCTTTGACCCCCCGTTGGTGGGCCAGGGGGCCACCTTGGGGGGGACGGTGGCCGCGGGGCTTTCCGGGCCCATGCGCCACCGCTTTGGGGGGGTTAGGGACTTCCTCCTAGGGGTGCGCTTCGTGGACGGGGAGGGAAGGGTGGTCCGGGGCGGGGGCAAGGTGGTGAAGAACGCCGCGGGCTTCCCCTTCCACCGCCTCATGGTGGGCTCTTTGGGGGCCTTTGGGGTGGTGGTGGAGCTCTCCTTCAAGGTTTTCCCCAGGCCCCGGGCCACCCGGACCCTGAGGGTGGAGATGGGGAGCCTAGAGGAGGCCCTTGGCGCCCTGGAAAAGATTCGGCTTCTGCCCCTAGACCTCCTGGCCCTGGACCTCCTCCCCCCCGCCACCTTGGAGCTTCGCCTGGGGGGCTTCCCGGAGAGCGTGGCGAAGCGATTGGAGAGGCTAAAAGGCCTCCTCGGGGGCGGGGAGGTCCTGGAGGAGGACGAGGGGCACTGGCGGGGGGTGCGGGACCTAAGCTTCCTGGAGGGAAGCCCCATCTGGGCCAAGGTGCCCGCGGGGCTTGACCGGATTCCCCTCCTGGAGAGCCTTCCCTTAGGACCTAGGCGCTACCTGGACGGGGGGGAGGTCCTCTACGCGGGCCTGGAGGCCGAGGGCCTAAGGGCCCTGAGGGCGGCAGGGGTCCCCTACCTGGTCCTAAAGGGGGCGGAGGAGCCTCTCTTCCCCAGGCTCCAGCACGGCTTCTTCCTAGATGTGAAGAAGGCCCTGGACCCCTTGGGCCGGTTTCCCTTAGGGTGGGGCCATGCAGCATAA